One segment of Ziziphus jujuba cultivar Dongzao chromosome 12, ASM3175591v1 DNA contains the following:
- the LOC107428499 gene encoding uncharacterized protein LOC107428499, whose translation MTSHVNTGLSPEPLSASGRTSEKLSLPALQSKMKCDPEGYESELVLVYNQFKTSMELFEQQSALNFTSISGIGNDPTVAKELGERAMFLAHVTPFYPHHLADFPKQLADFLRSSAQSLPSGLRCHVAQALILLINRKSVDIGETLALFMELQTLGDRVIRKLAFSHVVHSIRKMNKKHKNEAKNRALQNILFAMLQQEDEAKAKRSLITLCELHRRKVWFDERTANAICTACFHSSSRIMIASLSFLLDYDKIEDDEDSDASSSDDESTPQSYQLALSREAVYKAHHKGTSSSKKKKKAKLQRAIRSMKKQQRLSSERSDSNYYSPLNHLKDPQGFVEKLFSRLQACNERFEVKMMILKVIARTVGLHRLILLSFYPYLQKYAQPHQREVTNLLAAAVQACHDMVPPDAVEPLFKQIVNQFVHDRSRPESIAVGLNVIREICLRMPLLMTEDLLQDLALYKKSHEKAVSIAARSLIGLFREVCPSLLVKKDRGRLTDSKARPKAYGEANALSNVPGVELLDNDEEDGHDVDDATSSGSDDELDNDKMVASSDDEGIQESAYDSGSEDDDEIEEMVSEDDDDGHNSLDDDEDEDDDIDEEEEAESEDELEEDENEDEMKEEAIDNDNMDNECRVKESKCKKRKLSNFDKQVIAADTSLRALKRLAGTTLVTTSSDSPDGILSNEDFKRIKELKAKQEAKIALTQHGLLRKGSDAKSNAVKIPSSDQLSVKRVDPAKLEAHIRRKLSKEERLELVRKGREDRGKYQARAAVKQKKTGGLSNRQKEHKKAMPLAAKRSKVARTRMEKNKKHNRSGKQFRGKKAWK comes from the exons ATGACCTCTCACGTAAACACTGGTCTCTCGCCGGAGCCGTTATCGGCTTCCGGACGGACCTCGGAGAAGCTGAGTCTGCCGGCGCTGCAATCGAAGATGAAGTGTGATCCGGAAGGCTACGAATCGGAGCTGGTACTGGTTTACAACCAATTCAAAACGTCTATGGAGCTTTTCGAGCAGCAATCGGCTCTCAATTTCACCTCCATAAGCGGCATTGGTAACGATCCAACTGTAGCCAAGGAACTCGGCGAAAGGGCCATGTTTTTAGCTCATGTCACTCCGTTTTACCCTCACCATCTCGCCGATTTCCCAAAGCAGCTCGCTGATTTTCTCCGATCGTCTGCGCAATCTCTTCCCTCTGGTCTTCGTTGTCATGTCGCTCAGGCTCTTATTCTTCTGATTAATAGGAAG AGCGTGGATATTGGAGAAACTCTTGCTTTATTCATGGAGTTGCAGACTCTAGGAGATAGGGTGATAAGAAAATTGGCATTTTCTCATGTTGTTCATAGCATTAGGAAAATGAATAAGAAGCACAAGAATGAAGCTAAGAATCGAGCTCTTCAGAATATATTATTTGCTATGCTTCAG caagAGGATGAAGCCAAAGCCAAGAGATCACTTATCACATTGTGTGAGCTTCACAGGAGGAAGGTGTGGTTTGATGAAAGAACAGCAAATGCAATTTGCACTGCATGTTTTCATTCATCATCAAG GATCATGATTGCTTCCCTATCATTTCTACTTGATTACGACAAgattgaagatgatgaagacAGTGACGCTTCTAGCAGTGATGATGAATCGACTCCTCAATCATATCAGCTTGCCCTTAGTAGGGAAGCTGTTTATAAG gcACACCATAAAGGTACAAGTTCtagcaagaagaaaaagaaagccaaACTTCAGCGTGCTATTCGTAGCATGAAAAAGCAGCAGCGCTTGTCATCAGAAAGAAGCGATTCAAATTACTATTCACCACTTAATCATTTGAAAGATCCACAA GGATTTGTAGAGAAGCTGTTTTCCCGCCTTCAAGCTTGCAATGAGCGATTTGAG GtcaagatgatgattttgaaagTAATTGCCCGAACAGTTGGGCTTCACCGCTTAATTTTATTGAGCTTCTACCCTTATCTTCAGAAATATGCTCAG CCTCATCAACGTGAAGTTACAAATTTACTTGCTGCAGCAGTTCAGGCCTGCCATGATATG GTGCCTCCTGATGCAGTTGAACCATTATTCAAACAAATAGTCAACCAGTTTGTGCATGACCGTTCACGTCCAGAG tCCATTGCTGTTGGGCTCAATGTAATAAGGGAAATATGTTTGCGAATGCCTTTG CTGATGACAGAGGATTTGCTGCAAGATCTTGCATTATATAAGAAATCACATGAGAAGGCAGTTTCAATAGCAGCCCGTTCACTTATAGGATTATTTAGAGag GTTTGCCCTTCACTGCTGGTTAAGAAGGATCGCGGGCGCCTTACCGACTCAAAAGCAAGGCCAAAGGCATATGGAGAGGCCAATGCACTCAGCAATGTTCCTGGTGTTGAATTGTTAGATAATGATGAGGAGGATGGTCATGATGTTGATGATGCCACATCGAGTGGCTCTGATGATGAACTTGATAATGATAAGATGGTTGCTTCTAGTGATGATGAAGGCATTCAGGAATCTGCTTATGATAGTGGaagtgaagatgatgatgaaataGAAGAAATGGTTtcagaagatgatgatgatggtcacAATAGTttagatgatgatgaggatgaggatgatgatattGATGAGGAGGAAGAAGCTGAGTCTGAGGATGAGTTAGAAGAGGATGAGAATGAGGACGAGATGAAGGAAGAAGCCATTGATAATGATAACATGGATAATGAATGTCGAGTGAAGGAATCTAAGtgcaaaaagagaaaattgtcaaattttgataaacaagTTATTGCTGCTGATACAAGTCTTCGGGCTTTGAAAAGATTAGCAGGAACAACATTAGTGACTACGTCATCTGACTCACCGGATGGTATTCTTTCTAATGAAGACTTCAAAAGGATCAAGGAATTAAAG GCAAAGCAAGAAGCAAAAATTGCCTTGACACAGCACGGGTTGTTAAGAAAGGGCTCAGATGCTAAGTCAAATGCAGTTAAAATTCCCAGTTCTGATCAACTGAGTGTCAAGCGAGTGGATCCAGCGAAGCTTGAA GCTCACATACGGAGAAAGCTAAGCAAGGAAGAAAGATTGGAACTGGTGAGGAAAGGAAGAGAGGATAGAGGAAAGTACCAGGCTCGAGCTGCTGTTAAACAGAAGAAG ACGGGAGGTCTGAGCAATCGGCAGAAGGAACACAAGAAGGCTATGCCTCTCGCTGCAAAGAGATCAAAGGTGGCGAGAACCCGaatggagaaaaataaaaaacataaccGCTCTGGCAAACAGTTCCGAGGGAAAAAGGCCTGGAAATGA
- the LOC107428470 gene encoding protein terminal ear1 has product MDETGIVRFPGSLDPRAEEFRPRNPSGSNQLTLYTTTPPPAPPPPPPPQVYYPYGSPYPPISEVQVLPFCDGGGVGGYPGFSSPTAYVSLSPAAVASVRPAVPPPPASAVATRALLLSSVPRELSETMIRKELECFGEVRGVQMEKVCDGMATVHFYDLRHAEIALREIRDQHMQQQTRLRNHYAALFMHNSPSDDHNFTAVSLPMPPPARGLIAGCAVWAQFVIPASNAVPDGHNQGTIVIFNLDSEVTASSLKDIFQAFGPVKELRETPSKKHQKFVEFYDVRDAAKALKEMNGKEIHGKPIVIEFSRPGGHSRKFMNAMAAHNNNNLSISAAAATISSINSINNFYPRIQKYHPAAPPPYLPRKFSGRSALTGVDHTPPPSFASSQPQFFSKKSNFGKGIVNGNVNKNTTSSNNVASSLGGVEYKMNALNLGGGGAVCDGIEDKGDSNGHNNNNNNPKRLTKRSHSNQPTTVTVLKQQQQQQQHQQPRTRPRKGRQAKKFDSRFLINEDALTESNCRDSRTTVMIKNIPNKYSQKLLLNMLDNHCIHCNEQIADEGHDQPLSCYDFVYLPIDFNNKCNVGYGFVNMTTPQATWRLYKAFHHQHWEVFNSRKICEVTYARVQGLEALKEHFKNSKFPCEMDHYLPVVFSPPRDGRQQTEPLPIVGHQNKHHLVIPIGADDDQHHDGDGGEMDGHDSVEEDGDDDDEEEEDDDGHDVGDESEESSESEQGQLLLLMGDSGTGCSSSSLNGGVGVDCCCDLEEDS; this is encoded by the exons ATGGATGAAACCGGTATTGTCCGGTTTCCTGGAAGCCTAGACCCCAGAGCCGAAGAGTTCAGGCCGAGAAACCCTAGCGGTTCAAACCAGTTGACCCTCTACACCACCACTCCACCACCAGCGCCACCGCCACCTCCACCACCTCAGGTTTACTATCCGTACGGTTCGCCGTATCCACCAATAAGCGAAGTGCAAGTGTTGCCGTTCTGCGATGGCGGTGGCGTAGGGGGGTACCCGGGTTTTTCATCACCCACGGCGTACGTTAGTCTGAGTCCCGCGGCTGTGGCTTCGGTACGCCCGGCTGTACCTCCTCCACCGGCATCGGCGGTAGCGACTCGGGCGCTGCTGCTGAGTTCGGTGCCGAGGGAGTTGAGCGAGACGATGATTAGGAAGGAATTGGAATGTTTTGGGGAGGTGAGAGGGGTTCAGATGGAGAAAGTGTGCGATGGAATGGCGACCGTCCATTTCTACGACCTGAGGCATGCAGAGATTGCGTTGAGGGAGATTCGAGACCAGCACATGCAGCAGCAGACCAGGCTTCGCAACCACTACGCTGCTTTGTTTATGCACAATTCCCCCTCCGACGACCACAATTTCACTGCTGTCTCATTGCCAATGCCTCCACCGGCGCGTGGCCTTATAGCCGGTTGCGCCGTGTGGGCTCAGTTTGTTATTCCGGCTAGTAACGCCGTTCCCGATGGTCATAACCAGGGTACCATCGTCATTTTCAATCTGGACTCCGAAGTAACCGCCTCTTCTCTTAAAGATATCTTCCAGGCTTTTG GTCCAGTAAAGGAACTAAGAGAAACACCATCTAAGAAGCACCAGAAGTTCGTGGAGTTTTACGATGTAAGAGACGCAGCTAAAGCACTGAAAGAGATGAACGGAAAAGAAATTCACGGCAAACCCATCGTGATCGAATTTAGTCGCCCGGGAGGGCATAGCAGGAAGTTCATGAATGCAATGGCAgcccataataataataatctttcaatctcagcagcagcagcaaccaTTTCCTCCATTAATTCCATCAACAATTTTTACCCAAGAATTCAAAAGTACCACCCTGCGGCCCCTCCACCTTATTTGCCTCGAAAATTCTCCGGTCGATCCGCTCTGACCGGTGTCGACCATACACCACCCCCTTCTTTTGCCTCTTCTCAGCCACAATTCTTCTCCAAGAAATCGAATTTTGGGAAAGGAATCGTTAATGGGAATGTGAACAAGAATACTACCAGCTCCAATAATGTTGCAAGTTCTCTTGGTGGTGTGGAATATAAAATGAATGCTTTGAATTTGGGTGGTGGTGGTGCAGTTTGCGATGGGATTGAAGATAAAGGAGATTCAAATGggcataataataacaataataatcccAAAAGGTTGACAAAAAGAAGCCACAGCAATCAGCCAACAACTGTAACAGTTCTaaagcagcagcaacaacaacagcaacatcAACAACCTAGGACTAGGCCGAGAAAGGGCAGACAAGCAAAGAAGTTTGATTCCCGTTTCCTAATAAACGAAGATGCCTTGACGGAATCGAATTGCAGAGATTCCAGAACCACTGTCATGATCAAAAACATCCCTAACAAGTACAG tcAGAAGCTGCTACTGAACATGCTGGACAATCACTGTATTCACTGCAACGAACAGATTGCCGATGAAGGCCATGACCAGCCTTTGTCTTGCTATGATTTTGTTTACCTTCCCATTGATTTCAA CAACAAGTGCAATGTGGGGTATGGGTTTGTGAACATGACGACTCCTCAGGCGACATGGAGGCTCTACAAGGCGTTCCATCATCAGCATTGGGAAGTTTTCAACTCTAGGAAAATCTGCGAAGTCACATACGCTAGAGTTCAA GGTTTGGAGGCGTTGAAAGAGCATTTCAAGAACTCGAAGTTCCCATGCGAGATGGACCACTACTTGCCAGTGGTGTTTTCACCACCTCGAGACGGAAGGCAACAGACGGAGCCGCTTCCCATCGTCGGCCACCAAAACAAGCACCACCTCGTAATCCCCATTGGCGCCGATGATGATCAGCATCATGATGGTGATGGCGGTGAGATGGACGGTCATGATAGTGTAGAAGAAGACGGCGATGACgatgacgaagaagaagaagatgatgatggacATGATGTGGGCGATGAGTCAGAAGAATCGTCGGAAAGTGAGCAAGGGCAGCTGCTATTACTGATGGGTGACAGTGGCACCGGCTGTAGCAGCAGCAGTCTAAACGGCGGCGTTGGTGTTGATTGCTGCTGCGACCTTGAAGAAGACAGCTAA
- the LOC107428480 gene encoding D-cysteine desulfhydrase 2, mitochondrial — MRMKLQRFPTKSAISATKHAFHSPQPVQSLQGIPKVKLTDEEFMLKLLDRRWTLPTPDTKIHQIMLSAGEVTDGGQPFSNIFPWNNTNPSLGANTVEDNQEPSFYIVRDDLLHPLVNGNKSRKLDALFPLIEDHSVTDVVTCGGCQSAHAAAVAVSCAERRIKSHLLLRGEQPQIQTGYNLISTMYGNVTYVPRSIYASREKMLKSHADRVAGSSGNVIWLDDILEASLTQKSDSLNFMQKDANGRYFSRNVVIVNEGAGDVVALLGAIRLAQYLSQDHLLGRERSLKFVLDAGTGTTAVGLGIGAICLRLPWEVSAVMLAHTVDGYRQQEKRLISNFKRHFGFRFVDSPLNEIDDGIVHWVERCRPRKFGNVLEGEVETCQRIAQNTGVLLDPMYTLAAWEMATIFSEKEAKEDPTVVMLHTGGTLGMFGLAQRYSSYFCKLKDEVSS; from the exons ATGAGAATGAAACTTCAACGTTTTCCTACTAAATCCGCCATTTCAGCCACCAAACATGCCTTTCATTCCCCCCAACCAGTTCAAAGCCTTCAG GGTATTCCCAAAGTCAAATTGACTGATGAAGAGTTCATGTTGAAATTGCTTGATAGAAGATGGACATTGCCCACCCCTGACACTAAAATTCACCAAATAATGCTTTCTGCTGGAGAAGTAACCGATGGAGGTCAGCCATTCAGTAATATTTTCCCATGGAATAATACTAATCCATCTCTGGGTGCTAACACAGTGGAAGACAATCAAGAACCATCTTTCTATATTGTGAGGGATGATTTGTTGCATCCATTAGTAAATGGTAATAAGTCGAGAAAACTGGATGCACTTTTTCCTCTTATTGAAGATCATTCAGTGACAGATGTG GTGACATGTGGAGGTTGTCAAAGTGCACATGCAGCAGCTGTTG CTGTTTCATGCGCAGAGAGAAGAATAAAATCGCATTTGCTTCTACGAGGAGAGCAGCCTCAAATTCAGACAGGGTATAACTTGATTTCAACAATGTATGGAAATGTTACATATGTTCCAAGGTCTATTTATGCCAGCAGGGAAAAGATGCTAAAGAGCCATGCTGATCGTGTGGCAGGCAGTAGTGGTAATGTCATATGGTTAGATGATATTTTGGAGGCTTCTTTGACTCAAAAAAGTGACAGTTTGAATTTTATGCAAAAGGATGCTAATGGACGTTACTTTTCAAGAAATGTTGTAATTGTCAATGAAGGCGCAGGGGATGTTGTAGCATTACTAG GTGCGATTCGTCTAGCACAGTACTTATCCCAGGATCACTTACTTGGAAGAGAGAGGTCCTTGAAATTTGTTTTGGATGCTGGTACTGGGACAACAGCTGTTGGTTTAGGAATTGGAGCCATCTGCTTAAG GCTCCCGTGGGAGGTCTCTGCAGTGATGCTAGCTCATACAGTTGATGGGTACAGACAGCAGGAGAAACGgttaatatccaatttcaaaaGGCACTTTGGTTTTCGTTTTGTTGACAGTCCCTTAAATGAAATAGATGATGGGATTGTGCACTGGGTAGAACGTTGCCGCCCAAGAAA GTTTGGCAATGTTTTGGAAGGGGAAGTAGAGACATGCCAAAGAATTGCTCAGAATACCGGTGTTTTATTGGATCCAATGTATACTCTTGCCGCCTGGGAGATGGCAACAATCTTTAGTGAGAAGGAAGCTAAAGAGGATCCAACAGTGGTGATGCTTCACACTGGAGGCACTCTGGGCATGTTTGGATTAGCTCAGAGGTACAGTTCCTACTTTTGTAAACTTAAAGACGAAGTTTCCAGCTAG
- the LOC107428498 gene encoding oxysterol-binding protein-related protein 1D, translating to MNPLCCIAPVSIDRDRTNPVVPKSSGQCQLGLDSSIRNVSCGSKPSFSAQVSSVGTVTESERVSVTVSHEVEDTISEPRDSKVFAGNGGVSGSVAGILYKWVNYGKGWRSRWFLLEDGVLSYYKVHGPDKILMSPARDKGLRVIGEDSMRYMRKANWNSTSNRLRVPAKPCKPFGEVHLKVSSIRASKSDDKRLSVFTGTKTLHLRCATREDRDAWVEGLLAAKDRFPRLLSSSDFGPSEDVVVSTEKLRSRLLQEGIGDSVVNDCESIMLLEISELQNQLRTLQRKHVLLLDTLRQLETEKIELETTVVDETKERESYCGQGNRRFSDFYSVMSEGSGTDSDADNESQDGADVETDEDDGTYFDTNDFFSLDALRSASYRSRDTVGNGCIYDKDSFFSDHLRGVEKEIRMVQYPYVKRRDNLPEPKEKEKPVGLWSIIKDNIGKDLSGVCLPVYFNEPLSSLQKCFEDLEYSYLVDRAWEWKKQGNDLMRILNVAAFAVSGYASTEGRQCKPFNPLLGETYEADYPDKGLHFFSEKVSHHPMVVACHCEGRGWKFWADSNLKGKFWGRSIQLDPVGVLTLQFEDGETFQWSKVTTSIYNIILGKIYCDHYGTMRIKGSGNYSCKLKFKEQSIIDRNPHQVHGFVQDNRTGEKIAMLVGKWDEAMYYVLGDPTTKPKGYDPMTEAVLLWERDKYVTKTRYNLSPFAISLNELTPGLLEKLPPTDSRLRPDQRHLENGEYESANAEKLRLEQLQRQARKLQERGWQPRWFQKDEDGCYRYMGGYWEAREKKNWDGIPDIFGQTSDLPSCSGEEQGLPLV from the exons ATGAACCCGCTTTGCTGCATTGCTCCGGTTTCGATCGACCGGGACCGGACAAACCCGGTGGTGCCGAAATCGTCGGGTCAGTGTCAGTTAGGGCTTGATTCTTCGATCAGGAACGTGAGCTGCGGTTCCAAACCGAGTTTCTCAGCTCAGGTCTCGTCGGTTGGAACCGTAACCGAATCGGAAAGAGTATCGGTGACGGTGAGCCATGAGGTTGAAGATACGATCAGTGAGCCGAGAGATTCGAAGGTTTTCGCCGGAAATGGCGGTGTTAGTGGGAGTGTGGCTGGGATTCTGTACAAATGGGTGAATTACGGTAAAGGATGGAGGTCGAGGTGGTTTTTACTTGAAGATGGTGTGCTTTCGTATTACAAAGTTCATGGACCGGACAAGATTTTGATGAGTCCGGCGAGAGATAAGGGATTGAGAGTGATCGGAGAAGATTCAATGAGGTATATGAGGAAAGCTAACTGGAACAGTACTAGCAATCGCCTCCGAGTTCCGGCAAAGCCCTGCAAACCTTTCGGCGAAGTGCACTTGAAG GTTTCTTCTATACGTGCTAGCAAATCCGATGATAAGAGGCTGTCCGTATTCACCGGAACGAAAACTCTTCACTTGCGTTGCGCAACCAGAGAGGACAGAGATGCGTGGGTTGAAGGCCTGCTTGCGGCTAAAGATCGTTTCCCTCGATTGTTGTCGAGCAGTGATTTTGGGCCTTCGGAGGATGTGGTTGTTTCGACGGAGAAGCTAAGATCAAGATTACTGCAAGAGGGCATCGGCGACTCAGTCGTCAATGACTGTGAATCAATTATGCTTTTAGAGATTTCTGAGCTTCAAAACCAGTTGAGAACTCTTCAACGGAAACACGTCTTGTTGTTGGACACATTGAGACAATTGGAG ACTGAGAAAATAGAGCTGGAAACTACCGTAGTGGATGAAACAAAGGAAAGGGAGTCGTATTGTGGACAAGGGAATAGAAGATTTAGTG ATTTCTATTCAGTCATGTCAGAGGGCAGTGGAACTGATTCTGATGCAGATAATGAAAGTCAAGATGGAGCTGATGTTGAAACAGATGAAGATGACGGAACATATTTTGACACAaacgattttttttctttagatgCATTAAGAAGTGCTTCTTATAGGAGTAGGGATACTGTGGGAAATGGTTGTATATATGATAaggattcttttttttctgatcATTTGCGTGGAGTTGAGAAGGAGATTAGGATGGTTCAGTATCCATATGTTAAAAGAAGGGATAATTTGCCAGAACCGAAGGAAAAAGAGAAGCCTGTTGGATTATGGTCAATTATCAAGGACAATATCGGAAAGGACTTATCTGGAGTTTGCCTTCctgtttattttaatgaacCACTCTCCTCATTGCAGAAGTGCTTTGAAGATCTGGAATATTCATATTTGGTTGATCGAGCATGGGAATGGAAAAAGCAG GGAAATGACTTAATGAGAATTCTAAACGTTGCAGCTTTTGCTGTATCTGGCTATGCATCAACTGAAGGACGGCAGTGCAAACCCTTTAATCCTCTCCTTGGAGAAACATATGAGGCTGACTATCCAGATAAAGGACTTCATTTCTTCTCTGAAAAG GTGAGTCACCACCCAATGGTTGTTGCATGTCACTGTGAAGGAAGAGGCTGGAAATTCTGGGCAGATTCTAACCTCAAAGGTAAGTTTTGGGGACGTTCTATTCAGCTAGATCCAGTGGGTGTCCTTACGCTGCAGTTTGAGGATGGTGAGACTTTTCAGTGGAGCAAGGTTACCACTTCTATATACAACATAATCCTAGGAAAAATTTATTGTGATCACTATGGTACCATGCGCATCAAGGGAAGTGGCAATTACTCATGCAAACTCAAGTTTAAGGAGCAGTCTATCATAGACAGAAATCCTCATCAG GTTCATGGATTTGTGCAAGACAATAGAACTGGAGAGAAGATTGCAATGTTGGTGGGCAAATGGGATGAGGCAATGTACTATGTGCTGGGGGATCCTACTACAAAGCCAAAGGGGTACGATCCAATGACAGAAGCTGTACTGCTGTGGGAAAGAGATAAATATGTTACCAAGACAAGATACAATCTTTCACCATTTGCAATATCATTGAATGAGCTGACACCTGGCTTATTGGAGAAATTGCCCCCCACTGATTCAAGGCTGAGACCAGATCAAAGACATCTAGAAAATGGAGAATATGAGTCGGCCAATGCAGAGAAGCTAAGACTTGAACAGTTACAAAGACAG GCAAGAAAGTTGCAGGAGAGAGGATGGCAGCCAAGATGGTTTCAGAAAGATGAGGATGGTTGTTACCGTTACATGGGTGGTTACTGGGAAGCAAGGGAGAAAAAGAACTGGGATGGGATTCCTGATATTTTTGGACAAACTAGCGATTTGCCTTCATGTTCAGGAGAAGAACAAGGGTTGCCTTTGGTCTAG